The following are from one region of the Stanieria sp. NIES-3757 genome:
- a CDS encoding putative UDP-N-acetyl-D-mannosaminuronic acid transferase → MKSSIPITYLLNSPVSSLKFEEQMFLIMRWARARESRSVFLANVHMLMEAYWNKDFAAVLKSGDLVSSDGMPLVWMLRKLGIYNQDRIAGMDVFLRLCELAQQSQVKVFFLGSQKKILEKIKQKLEREFPVLQIAGMEDLPFRPLSKQEDEALVEKVNQSQAGLIFVCLGCPKQEIWISQHQNKIQAVMIGVGAVFPVYADIYKRAPSYIRDSGLEWLYRFFQEPRRLWRRYRKTIPPFVYLAIKQLLTQIKSNCPTNIKKQYNRELNIQNFKIHSSKIGQILIRQNLLTEQSLVIALQEQKKLNDCKLGEILVQKGYISLPELKYHLKNQKIKLGEILLDKKIISSNKLEQLLYLQLQDNTNKKLGEIMLESNLISVEQLQLLLIEQDLRKNGWWLNIKQNYSLIAV, encoded by the coding sequence ATGAAATCTTCTATACCCATAACATATTTACTCAATTCTCCAGTAAGCAGTTTGAAATTTGAAGAACAAATGTTTCTAATTATGAGATGGGCAAGAGCTAGAGAAAGCAGAAGTGTATTTTTAGCTAATGTCCATATGCTGATGGAAGCTTACTGGAATAAAGATTTTGCAGCAGTTTTAAAAAGTGGAGATCTTGTCAGTTCCGATGGAATGCCTTTAGTTTGGATGCTGAGAAAATTGGGAATTTATAATCAAGATCGAATTGCAGGGATGGATGTTTTTTTGCGATTATGCGAGCTAGCTCAACAAAGTCAAGTAAAGGTTTTTTTTCTGGGTTCTCAAAAAAAAATACTTGAAAAAATCAAACAAAAATTAGAGCGAGAATTTCCTGTTTTACAAATTGCTGGGATGGAAGATTTGCCTTTTAGACCTTTAAGTAAACAAGAAGATGAAGCTTTAGTTGAGAAGGTTAATCAAAGTCAAGCAGGACTAATATTTGTTTGCTTGGGTTGTCCAAAGCAAGAGATATGGATATCTCAGCATCAAAACAAAATTCAGGCAGTAATGATTGGAGTAGGTGCAGTCTTTCCTGTTTATGCTGATATTTATAAAAGAGCTCCTTCTTATATCCGTGATAGTGGGTTGGAATGGTTATATAGATTTTTCCAAGAACCTCGTCGACTTTGGCGTCGTTATCGTAAAACCATTCCTCCTTTTGTTTACTTAGCTATTAAGCAACTCCTAACACAAATTAAGTCTAACTGTCCAACAAACATAAAAAAACAGTATAATAGAGAATTAAATATTCAAAATTTCAAAATCCACTCAAGTAAAATAGGTCAAATTCTAATCAGACAAAATTTGTTAACTGAGCAGTCTTTAGTAATAGCTTTACAAGAACAAAAAAAACTGAATGACTGTAAATTAGGAGAAATTTTAGTTCAAAAAGGATATATTTCTTTGCCGGAATTAAAGTATCATCTTAAAAATCAAAAAATTAAATTAGGAGAAATTTTATTAGATAAAAAAATAATTTCCTCTAACAAATTAGAACAACTTCTTTATCTACAATTACAAGATAACACTAATAAAAAGCTTGGAGAAATCATGCTAGAATCAAATCTTATCTCTGTTGAGCAGCTTCAATTATTATTAATAGAACAAGATTTGCGAAAAAACGGCTGGTGGTTAAATATTAAGCAAAATTATAGTCTTATTGCTGTATAA
- a CDS encoding AMP-dependent synthetase and ligase, with protein sequence MNKLFLDYTSIQSLPEIWAIAATKFGNTVALDDPHAKSEVKITYRELSAKINQFAAGLQALGVKSAAKVALFADNSPRWFIADQGIMMAGAANVVRSANAEQQELLYILEHSDSSALVVENLKTLNKLGSRVADLPIELIVLLSDETPESDLAIKIVNFQQLMATGSNNTLQAIPQKKENLATLIYTSGTTGKPKGAMLTHGNLLHQVNNLTSIIKADVGDRVLSILPSWHAYERSAEYFLFAQGCTLYYTNLRSLKNDLQKYQPHYMVAVPRLWESIYEGVQKQFREQPPNKQKLINFFFEISQEYIEARRIAQKMSLEHLNPSASERLLAQTKASLLSPLYNLADKIVFKKVRQAVGSNVKTLVNGGGSLAKHLDDFYEIVKIPLLVGYGLTETSPVTNARTLKHNFRGTAGKPIPQTEIKIVDPQSRQTLPQGEQGLVLIRGPQVMQGYYKNPEATQKAIDPEGWFDSGDLGWVTPDNDLILTGRAKDTIVLSNGENIEPQPIEDACVRSPYIDQIMLVGQDQRALGALIVPNLDALQQWATNQKLNLNLPNPNASLAEISQSDLYSKPVQNLFRQELNSQVQNRPGYRADDRIGSFRLILEPFSQENGMMTQTLKIKRPVVQQRYQQLIDSMFADK encoded by the coding sequence ATGAATAAATTATTTTTAGACTATACTTCAATTCAATCTCTTCCTGAAATTTGGGCGATCGCAGCAACAAAGTTTGGTAATACAGTTGCTTTAGACGATCCTCATGCCAAATCTGAAGTAAAAATAACCTATCGAGAGTTATCGGCAAAAATTAATCAATTTGCTGCTGGTTTACAAGCATTAGGAGTTAAATCTGCTGCCAAAGTTGCCCTGTTTGCTGATAATAGTCCTCGTTGGTTTATTGCCGATCAAGGAATTATGATGGCAGGGGCTGCTAATGTAGTACGTTCTGCTAATGCGGAGCAACAAGAATTACTTTATATTCTCGAACATAGTGATAGTAGTGCTTTAGTTGTAGAAAATCTTAAAACTTTAAATAAATTAGGTTCTCGTGTTGCAGATTTACCGATTGAATTAATTGTGTTACTGAGTGATGAAACTCCCGAAAGCGATTTAGCCATTAAGATAGTTAATTTTCAGCAATTAATGGCAACGGGTTCAAATAACACTCTTCAAGCAATACCACAAAAGAAAGAAAACCTAGCTACTCTAATATATACTTCTGGGACAACAGGCAAACCTAAAGGTGCAATGCTTACCCACGGTAATTTGTTACATCAGGTCAATAATCTCACTTCAATTATTAAAGCAGATGTAGGCGATCGCGTTTTAAGTATCCTTCCTAGTTGGCACGCTTACGAACGTAGTGCGGAATATTTTCTGTTTGCTCAAGGCTGTACTTTGTATTATACTAACCTGCGATCGCTAAAAAACGATCTGCAAAAATATCAACCTCATTATATGGTTGCTGTTCCGCGTTTGTGGGAATCAATCTATGAAGGAGTCCAAAAACAATTCCGAGAACAACCACCGAATAAGCAAAAATTAATCAACTTCTTCTTTGAAATTTCGCAAGAATATATTGAAGCACGACGAATTGCTCAGAAAATGAGTTTAGAACATCTTAATCCTTCTGCTAGCGAAAGATTACTAGCTCAAACTAAAGCCAGTTTGTTATCACCCCTCTACAATTTGGCAGATAAAATTGTCTTTAAAAAAGTTCGCCAAGCAGTAGGCAGTAATGTCAAAACCTTAGTGAATGGTGGTGGTTCTTTAGCTAAACATTTAGATGACTTTTATGAAATAGTTAAAATACCCCTTCTGGTTGGTTATGGACTTACAGAAACTTCTCCCGTGACTAACGCCCGAACCTTAAAACATAATTTTCGAGGCACAGCCGGAAAACCCATTCCTCAAACAGAAATTAAAATAGTCGATCCGCAAAGCCGTCAAACTCTTCCTCAAGGAGAACAAGGATTAGTCTTAATTCGGGGACCTCAAGTAATGCAAGGATACTATAAAAATCCTGAAGCAACTCAAAAAGCGATCGATCCTGAAGGTTGGTTTGACAGTGGGGATCTCGGTTGGGTAACCCCAGATAACGATCTAATTTTAACAGGAAGGGCAAAAGATACGATTGTCTTAAGTAATGGCGAAAATATCGAACCACAACCAATTGAAGATGCTTGTGTTCGTAGTCCTTATATCGATCAAATCATGCTAGTTGGACAGGATCAGCGTGCTTTAGGAGCTTTAATTGTTCCTAATCTAGATGCGCTACAACAATGGGCAACTAATCAAAAACTTAATCTGAATCTACCTAATCCTAATGCTTCTTTAGCAGAAATTAGCCAAAGTGACTTATACAGCAAACCCGTTCAAAACTTATTTCGCCAAGAATTAAATTCCCAAGTTCAAAATCGTCCTGGTTATCGTGCTGATGACCGCATAGGATCATTTAGGTTGATTTTAGAGCCTTTTTCTCAAGAAAATGGGATGATGACCCAAACTCTTAAAATCAAACGTCCTGTAGTCCAACAACGTTATCAACAACTTATAGATAGTATGTTTGCAGATAAATAA
- a CDS encoding PfkB protein, translated as MTNHRHTRVICLGEILFDCLADQIGLSLPEVISWTAYPGGAPANVACALVKLGIPAAFIGCVGKDQAGEELIQLLDSVGVNRTGVQRHETEPTRQVYVLRSSTGDRQFAGFGDHPVDGFADAYLEADELPIELFVEAEYLVIGTLELAYPETRVAVFRALELADRYHLKIILDVNWRPMFWQDEQEALPLIQKIWQYVDFVKLAEEEAQWLFQTTDAAAIAHKLNSVEGVLVSGGDAEVSYCLSDNAGKVTPFVVEVQDTTGAGDAFLAGFIYKLCQHKLSSLSDPNVAREIVTYACAVGGLTTTKPGAIAAQPTAMEVETFLQKQKNSL; from the coding sequence GTGACCAATCATCGCCATACTCGCGTTATCTGTTTGGGAGAAATCTTATTTGATTGTCTAGCTGACCAAATTGGACTTTCTTTACCAGAAGTTATTTCTTGGACAGCTTATCCAGGAGGCGCACCTGCCAATGTCGCTTGTGCTTTAGTTAAATTAGGTATTCCTGCTGCTTTTATTGGTTGTGTGGGGAAAGACCAAGCAGGAGAAGAATTAATCCAACTTTTAGATTCAGTTGGGGTAAATAGAACAGGCGTACAACGTCATGAAACCGAGCCGACTAGACAAGTTTACGTGTTACGTTCCTCTACAGGAGATCGTCAATTTGCTGGATTTGGAGATCATCCAGTAGATGGTTTTGCCGATGCTTATCTTGAAGCTGACGAATTACCGATAGAACTTTTTGTTGAAGCAGAATATTTAGTGATCGGTACTCTAGAGTTGGCTTATCCTGAAACTAGAGTTGCTGTTTTTCGCGCTTTAGAATTAGCCGATCGCTATCATCTCAAAATAATTTTGGATGTTAATTGGCGACCAATGTTTTGGCAAGATGAACAAGAGGCTTTACCTTTGATTCAAAAAATTTGGCAATACGTTGATTTTGTTAAATTGGCAGAAGAAGAAGCTCAGTGGTTGTTTCAGACAACGGATGCAGCAGCGATCGCTCATAAACTTAATTCAGTCGAAGGAGTTTTAGTGAGTGGAGGTGATGCGGAAGTGAGTTATTGCCTCAGCGATAATGCAGGTAAAGTAACTCCTTTTGTTGTTGAGGTTCAAGATACTACAGGAGCAGGGGATGCGTTTCTAGCTGGATTTATTTATAAGTTGTGTCAACACAAACTTAGTAGTCTAAGTGATCCTAATGTTGCCCGCGAAATTGTTACTTATGCTTGCGCGGTTGGTGGTTTAACTACTACTAAACCAGGCGCGATCGCGGCTCAACCTACAGCTATGGAAGTAGAAACTTTCCTTCAGAAACAAAAAAATTCTTTGTAG
- a CDS encoding devH, giving the protein MHFSDNSAEASRPFLTWQRIIDWGHTHYRDRIFRKDERVPARPGLLYLVNKGAIRLVGAAQSSIVHFDDGESSEPPSDLPEEAFLGFVDAGQPFEIVAQSPFNLQAYAHVDRTEVVWMYWHDLDNWPHFRKEVYESFRYQHQRKLLWLSALGQRRTIERLMNFLTLLIEEYGEPCENGYCLPYLLTHAQIGSAIGSTRVTVTRLMGKLRRQGLILIQDDNLICMPHLETAKNYKEK; this is encoded by the coding sequence ATGCACTTCTCCGACAATTCCGCAGAGGCATCCCGCCCATTTTTAACTTGGCAGAGGATCATCGATTGGGGTCATACCCATTACCGCGATCGCATTTTTAGAAAAGATGAACGTGTTCCGGCACGTCCTGGATTACTATATCTAGTAAACAAGGGTGCTATTCGTCTAGTAGGTGCTGCCCAAAGTAGCATAGTTCACTTTGATGACGGCGAATCCTCCGAACCTCCATCTGATTTACCAGAAGAAGCTTTTTTAGGATTTGTCGATGCCGGTCAACCTTTTGAAATTGTGGCACAATCTCCTTTTAATCTCCAAGCTTATGCTCACGTAGACCGAACTGAAGTAGTTTGGATGTACTGGCATGACTTAGATAATTGGCCTCATTTTCGTAAAGAGGTTTATGAATCATTTCGTTATCAACATCAGCGTAAATTGTTGTGGCTCAGTGCTTTAGGGCAAAGACGAACTATTGAACGACTGATGAATTTTCTGACTTTGTTAATCGAAGAATATGGTGAACCCTGTGAAAATGGCTATTGTCTACCTTATCTTTTGACTCATGCCCAAATTGGCAGTGCGATCGGTTCAACCAGAGTAACGGTTACTCGTTTAATGGGAAAACTGCGTCGTCAAGGTTTGATTTTAATTCAAGATGATAACTTGATTTGTATGCCCCATTTGGAA